One Microbacterium sp. No. 7 genomic window carries:
- a CDS encoding A1S_2505 family phage non-structural protein — protein sequence MLTELGPGERFVFGSNAEGIHAGGAARTAYERWGAEWGVGEGLTGLCYALPTMTGIADLHAAVARFLTTARAHPHLRFLVTPIGCGIAGHAPAEVAPAFAGHPSNVIIPASFQAIIGGEQQ from the coding sequence ATGCTCACGGAGCTCGGCCCGGGCGAACGATTCGTATTCGGATCGAACGCCGAGGGAATCCATGCAGGCGGAGCTGCCCGCACCGCATACGAACGGTGGGGTGCCGAATGGGGCGTCGGAGAAGGCCTCACGGGCCTCTGCTACGCACTACCCACCATGACGGGAATCGCCGATCTGCATGCCGCGGTCGCTCGATTCCTCACCACGGCGCGGGCTCACCCGCACTTGCGCTTCCTCGTCACCCCTATCGGGTGCGGGATCGCAGGCCACGCGCCCGCCGAGGTAGCACCCGCGTTCGCGGGACACCCATCCAACGTCATCATCCCGGCCTCGTTCCAGGCCATCATCGGAGGAGAACAGCAATGA
- a CDS encoding helix-turn-helix domain-containing protein, which translates to MTTGQAVRTLREVAGLTARDVARAAGVSESYLSRVETGAADASPEWIGTVTAAIAESIRRRSLRIDRVEEMPAA; encoded by the coding sequence ATGACCACAGGGCAAGCAGTAAGGACACTGCGAGAAGTTGCCGGTCTGACCGCACGGGATGTCGCCAGGGCCGCTGGTGTCTCCGAGTCGTACCTGTCCCGCGTGGAGACGGGTGCAGCAGACGCATCGCCGGAGTGGATCGGAACCGTGACGGCGGCCATCGCAGAGAGCATCCGCCGCCGATCTCTCCGCATCGACCGAGTAGAAGAGATGCCCGCCGCGTAG
- a CDS encoding tyrosine-type recombinase/integrase, with product MAEKQQRGKGEGAIFQRSSGLWVARIELPAGPGGRRRKEITATTKDRLMEKLKEPRKQFYIHGDLPSASKPVAAWMSYWLDNIAAKRVRPNTLAGYRSVTKQITAAIGNIRLDKLQPAHIRRVHDHITSAGATSTYALNAHRVLARALKDAEAEGLIAKNPANVVDAPKKSRTNLSALTLDQAITVIQRAVPELDGTTEEYDQEHTLWASYLLTAVRRGELLGLEWDRVGDVLDLSWQLQRITDISTAAPDYEYRELRGTLYWTRPKTSAGWRIIPLVEPLRSILAAHRARTAPNAHGLVFTIGGQPIDPDTATGMWTAYAASVTTRKVRLHDLRHTTVDLLLEAGVPEDVVMEIVGHSQVAVTRQYKSREKLVRRTAAMNQLSALLGYEQPALES from the coding sequence ATGGCGGAGAAGCAGCAGCGAGGCAAGGGCGAGGGTGCGATCTTTCAGAGGTCGAGCGGACTTTGGGTGGCGCGTATCGAGCTGCCTGCTGGGCCTGGAGGCAGGCGCCGCAAGGAGATCACGGCGACGACAAAGGACCGCCTCATGGAGAAGCTGAAGGAGCCGCGCAAGCAGTTCTACATCCATGGCGACCTGCCGTCCGCCTCCAAGCCCGTCGCCGCGTGGATGTCGTACTGGCTTGACAACATCGCGGCGAAGCGGGTGCGGCCGAACACTCTCGCCGGATACCGCTCCGTGACGAAGCAGATCACCGCCGCGATCGGCAACATCAGGCTTGACAAGTTGCAGCCCGCGCACATTCGCCGCGTCCACGACCACATCACTTCCGCCGGCGCGACGTCCACCTACGCTCTCAATGCGCACCGAGTGCTCGCACGTGCCCTGAAGGACGCAGAAGCAGAAGGGCTGATCGCGAAGAATCCCGCTAACGTCGTTGACGCGCCCAAGAAGTCGCGTACCAACCTCAGCGCCCTCACCCTCGACCAGGCCATCACTGTGATCCAGCGCGCCGTCCCCGAGCTCGACGGAACCACCGAAGAGTATGACCAGGAACACACCCTCTGGGCGTCCTATCTCCTCACTGCTGTGCGCCGAGGAGAGCTGCTCGGCCTTGAGTGGGACCGCGTCGGCGACGTCCTTGATCTGTCGTGGCAGCTGCAACGCATCACCGACATCTCGACCGCAGCACCAGACTATGAGTACCGAGAGCTCCGCGGCACTCTTTACTGGACCAGGCCGAAGACCTCCGCAGGGTGGCGGATCATCCCGCTCGTTGAACCGTTGAGGTCCATCCTTGCCGCCCACCGCGCTCGCACTGCTCCCAACGCGCACGGTCTCGTGTTCACCATTGGCGGTCAGCCGATCGACCCTGATACGGCGACCGGGATGTGGACGGCCTACGCGGCGAGCGTCACCACGCGCAAGGTCCGTCTGCATGACCTGCGCCACACCACCGTTGACCTCCTCCTCGAGGCCGGCGTGCCCGAAGACGTCGTCATGGAGATCGTCGGGCACTCGCAGGTTGCGGTGACGAGGCAGTACAAGTCGCGTGAGAAGTTGGTGCGCCGAACGGCAGCGATGAACCAGCTGTCCGCACTTCTCGGCTACGAACAGCCCGCCCTCGAAAGCTAG
- a CDS encoding helix-turn-helix domain-containing protein, with amino-acid sequence MDREVLQRTADLAYDASGMPTVLTDADMVFLAASAHSGGVDANRRVTVMERRVQPGGKMLADDLRFAHREKPFILLPRAAFGMQHRRWCVPIRGNGRALGYVWALQPIPTDADRSDVLHRIGERMQRDAELMSLLGRRPKPTMEPLVHAILLGSSGPDDAPAARQRGNVVVFRPRPGREQASDDDSFERWLNEHRIAWHRVPRAHVAFVREEHLERALTSPRVAGVSPAGMLGTDGAALLGHADFASRMAVASPAPRNVVGQPGGIWQMARLLSEMRHSVAPAIADLGSAAPELVDSALAYMETTASAADLAARLHIHRSTLYYRLSRIERFLGDGWATGSARTENHLGLLLWKLEQIPPISGSSGPGAVDRPFPG; translated from the coding sequence GTGGACAGGGAAGTGCTGCAGCGCACCGCGGATCTGGCGTACGACGCCTCCGGGATGCCCACCGTCCTCACCGATGCCGACATGGTCTTCCTCGCCGCGAGCGCCCACTCCGGCGGCGTGGACGCCAATCGCCGCGTGACCGTGATGGAGCGTCGCGTGCAGCCGGGGGGCAAGATGCTCGCGGACGATCTGCGCTTCGCGCACCGTGAGAAGCCGTTCATCCTCCTTCCGCGTGCGGCGTTCGGCATGCAGCACCGGCGATGGTGCGTGCCCATTCGCGGCAACGGCCGCGCCCTGGGATATGTATGGGCGCTTCAGCCGATCCCGACCGATGCCGACCGATCGGATGTGCTCCACCGCATCGGCGAACGGATGCAGCGCGACGCCGAGCTCATGAGCCTGCTGGGTCGGCGGCCCAAGCCCACCATGGAGCCGCTCGTCCACGCGATCCTCCTCGGATCGAGCGGGCCGGACGACGCGCCCGCCGCGCGGCAGCGAGGCAACGTGGTGGTCTTCCGCCCACGCCCTGGCCGGGAACAGGCTTCCGACGACGACTCGTTCGAGCGCTGGCTGAACGAGCACCGCATCGCATGGCACCGGGTCCCGAGGGCGCACGTCGCGTTCGTGCGCGAGGAGCATCTGGAGCGTGCGCTCACATCACCCCGCGTCGCCGGCGTCAGCCCTGCCGGGATGCTGGGCACCGACGGCGCTGCGCTGCTCGGGCACGCCGACTTCGCCTCCCGGATGGCGGTGGCCTCCCCCGCACCGAGGAACGTCGTCGGGCAGCCCGGCGGCATCTGGCAGATGGCGCGGCTTCTCTCCGAGATGCGGCACTCGGTCGCGCCGGCGATCGCAGACCTCGGGTCGGCCGCGCCCGAGCTCGTCGACTCCGCCCTCGCATATATGGAGACGACGGCGTCCGCCGCAGACCTGGCCGCCCGGTTGCACATCCACCGGAGCACCCTCTACTACCGCCTGTCGCGCATCGAGCGGTTTCTGGGCGACGGATGGGCCACCGGCTCCGCCCGAACGGAGAACCATCTCGGCCTCCTGCTGTGGAAGCTCGAGCAGATCCCCCCGATCAGCGGCTCGTCCGGGCCGGGGGCCGTCGACAGGCCGTTCCCCGGATGA
- a CDS encoding HpcH/HpaI aldolase family protein: protein MHRRPKALTRVIDEGRHPVGTWVQMDSPETCELAAAAGFDFVLIDMEHGTFDVTSMAGMIRAVQAGGSTPAVRVPVNETSIIKRTLDAGAAIVVVPGITSVDDARRAIAATRYEPLGTRGSCPVSRSTDHGLRPWDEVVREAHEEVAVWLLVEHPGAVDAIDEILALAPDGIMLGPFDLSMSMGLRGESAHPDVRAALGAVVRAASAAGVDSVAVTVDDNPLGGAAAAGSWYEEGCTMSTVLIDRLTLAAAYRAALTAIRNTH from the coding sequence ATGCATCGACGCCCGAAGGCCCTCACCCGCGTCATCGACGAGGGGCGGCACCCCGTCGGCACGTGGGTCCAGATGGACAGTCCCGAGACGTGCGAGCTTGCCGCGGCCGCCGGCTTCGACTTCGTGCTGATCGACATGGAGCACGGCACCTTCGACGTGACATCGATGGCGGGCATGATCCGCGCGGTGCAGGCGGGCGGGTCGACGCCCGCCGTGCGCGTCCCCGTGAACGAGACCTCGATCATCAAGCGGACGCTCGACGCCGGGGCGGCGATCGTCGTGGTGCCGGGCATCACCTCGGTCGACGACGCCCGCCGCGCGATCGCCGCAACCCGCTACGAGCCGCTCGGCACCCGCGGCTCGTGCCCTGTGTCGCGGTCCACCGACCACGGCCTGCGGCCCTGGGACGAGGTCGTCCGTGAAGCCCACGAGGAGGTCGCCGTCTGGCTGCTCGTCGAGCATCCGGGCGCCGTCGATGCCATCGACGAGATCCTCGCGCTCGCCCCCGACGGCATCATGCTGGGGCCGTTCGACCTGTCCATGTCGATGGGTCTGCGGGGGGAGTCGGCGCACCCCGACGTGCGCGCTGCGCTCGGTGCCGTGGTGCGCGCGGCGTCGGCTGCGGGCGTCGACTCCGTCGCCGTGACGGTCGACGACAACCCGCTCGGCGGCGCCGCAGCGGCCGGGTCGTGGTACGAGGAGGGGTGCACGATGTCCACCGTCCTCATCGATCGGCTCACCCTCGCCGCCGCGTACCGCGCCGCGCTCACGGCGATCCGGAACACCCACTGA
- a CDS encoding ImmA/IrrE family metallo-endopeptidase, giving the protein MLRKVLRYAAGHGISVHGAHLEPGVLGEWYEEEREIYFDMSLSPDEIVFTIGHELGHAHHGDRCEGEQAVEERADLFAAELLIDPRRYAALEQQGLHQYDIAEELGVTVDVLNLWMKSCLTRLRGVTYAKAKMGVGRWLHRHEIAV; this is encoded by the coding sequence ATGTTGAGGAAGGTGCTTCGCTACGCCGCTGGCCACGGCATCAGCGTGCACGGCGCACACCTCGAGCCCGGGGTGCTCGGCGAATGGTACGAGGAAGAACGCGAGATCTACTTCGACATGTCGCTGTCGCCCGACGAGATCGTCTTCACCATCGGGCACGAGCTCGGCCACGCTCACCACGGCGACCGGTGCGAAGGGGAGCAAGCGGTCGAGGAACGCGCGGACCTGTTCGCGGCGGAGCTTCTCATCGACCCCCGCCGGTACGCGGCCCTTGAACAGCAGGGCCTCCACCAGTACGACATCGCCGAGGAGCTGGGTGTCACGGTCGACGTCCTGAACCTCTGGATGAAGTCGTGTCTCACCCGACTCCGCGGCGTCACCTACGCCAAGGCCAAGATGGGCGTAGGCCGGTGGCTCCACCGCCACGAGATAGCCGTATAG
- a CDS encoding MFS transporter, translating to MTNHTDVGIPAPTLARTPIRHVVAASLTGTALETYDLYLYGTASALIFAPLFFPAADPTASLLLSLSSFAVSFVARPVGAIVFGHYGDRIGRRTILMISLVIMGLATFAIGLLPTYSAIGALAPALLVLLRFLQGFGFGGEYSAAVLIIAEHAPPAKRGFYAGINNIGPSIGFVLSTSVFLLCLLVFSPEDFLAWGWRIPFLLSIVLVGVGLYLRLRIEESPVFADTVRAGERRRVPFFALFRHYPRQVLLGTGALISMSALFYFFSVYSLSYGTTVIGHDRGTMLIILMAVIAVSGALIPVFARLSDRFGRRVLSIGGVGLATLWMYPMMWLIDTGSLGGLTVALLVLMIFFSMFYGPMAAFLGELFGTSVRSTGVGIVFNFSAILGAAITPLVLTALVAAAGASWPVPLYLTAIGVLSLCCILALRETKDVDLRMDHTAPPQLS from the coding sequence ATGACGAATCACACCGACGTCGGCATCCCGGCGCCTACCCTCGCACGCACTCCCATCCGCCACGTCGTCGCCGCAAGCCTCACGGGCACCGCTCTCGAGACGTATGACCTCTACCTGTACGGCACCGCTTCCGCGCTGATCTTCGCCCCGCTGTTCTTTCCCGCCGCCGACCCCACGGCGAGCCTGCTGCTGTCGCTGTCGAGCTTCGCGGTGTCGTTCGTCGCGCGACCGGTCGGGGCGATCGTGTTCGGGCACTACGGCGACCGGATCGGGCGGCGGACCATCCTCATGATCTCCCTGGTCATCATGGGGCTCGCCACGTTCGCGATCGGGCTGCTTCCCACCTACAGTGCGATCGGGGCGCTCGCCCCCGCCCTGCTCGTGCTGTTGCGCTTTCTGCAGGGCTTCGGGTTCGGCGGAGAGTACAGTGCCGCGGTGCTGATCATCGCCGAGCACGCTCCCCCCGCCAAACGCGGCTTCTACGCGGGTATCAACAACATCGGTCCATCCATCGGGTTCGTGCTGTCGACGTCGGTGTTCCTGCTGTGTCTCCTGGTCTTCTCGCCGGAGGACTTCCTCGCCTGGGGATGGCGGATCCCGTTCCTGCTGAGCATTGTGCTCGTCGGCGTGGGCCTCTACCTGCGGCTCCGCATCGAGGAGTCTCCCGTGTTCGCCGACACGGTCCGCGCCGGCGAGCGCCGCCGTGTGCCGTTCTTCGCCCTGTTCCGCCACTACCCGAGGCAGGTGCTCCTCGGCACCGGCGCCCTGATCTCGATGAGCGCGCTGTTCTACTTCTTCTCGGTGTACTCGTTGTCATACGGGACGACCGTCATCGGCCACGACCGCGGCACGATGCTCATCATCCTGATGGCGGTGATCGCCGTCAGTGGTGCGCTCATCCCGGTCTTCGCCCGCCTGTCCGACCGATTCGGACGTCGTGTGCTGAGCATCGGCGGCGTCGGGCTCGCCACCCTGTGGATGTATCCGATGATGTGGCTCATCGATACCGGCTCGCTCGGGGGACTGACGGTCGCGCTGCTCGTGCTCATGATCTTCTTCTCCATGTTCTACGGTCCGATGGCGGCGTTCCTCGGCGAGCTGTTCGGAACGAGCGTGCGTTCGACCGGCGTCGGCATCGTGTTCAACTTCAGCGCGATCCTCGGCGCAGCGATCACACCCCTCGTGCTCACCGCCCTCGTCGCCGCCGCCGGCGCATCGTGGCCGGTGCCCCTCTACCTCACGGCCATCGGGGTGCTGTCGCTCTGCTGCATCCTCGCGCTGCGCGAGACGAAGGACGTCGATCTGAGGATGGACCACACGGCGCCGCCGCAGCTCTCGTGA
- a CDS encoding DUF4190 domain-containing protein — translation MSYQPPVTYVQIQKPPVNGSAIAGMILGIVALAIGIWAPIPFFGLVAGTVAFIPTLLAITFGHIGLAGSKRLNNTGKAQAITGLVLGYLTLAIIAFSSVVWFAFFASGGGS, via the coding sequence ATGAGCTACCAGCCGCCCGTGACCTACGTGCAAATCCAGAAGCCGCCGGTCAACGGTTCCGCGATCGCAGGCATGATCCTCGGAATCGTCGCGCTCGCCATCGGGATCTGGGCACCCATACCCTTCTTCGGACTGGTGGCGGGGACCGTTGCGTTCATCCCAACGCTTCTCGCGATCACCTTCGGCCACATCGGCCTTGCCGGCTCGAAGCGTCTGAACAACACCGGCAAGGCGCAGGCGATCACGGGCCTCGTGCTCGGATACCTCACACTCGCGATCATCGCTTTCTCGAGCGTGGTGTGGTTCGCATTCTTCGCCTCCGGCGGGGGCAGCTAG
- a CDS encoding HNH endonuclease has translation MTTKTGFDATTSALILERDGGRCFWCRNWVASGLRGVDYSLHHRCPRGSGGVGKRDTWTNKASNGLTLCGSGVTGCHGWVESKRGLALDLGLLVSRVAATVNPARRPALIPVTDRDGARWWLTDDGRKEPVGPDVQF, from the coding sequence ATGACGACCAAGACCGGCTTCGACGCGACAACATCGGCCCTCATCCTCGAACGGGATGGGGGCCGCTGTTTCTGGTGCAGGAATTGGGTCGCATCCGGCCTTCGCGGGGTTGACTACAGCCTTCACCATCGGTGCCCACGCGGTTCCGGCGGGGTCGGGAAGCGGGACACGTGGACGAACAAGGCTTCGAATGGCCTCACCCTCTGCGGCAGTGGCGTGACGGGCTGTCACGGGTGGGTCGAGTCCAAGCGTGGCCTTGCGCTCGATCTCGGGCTGCTGGTGTCGCGCGTCGCCGCAACGGTCAATCCGGCTCGCCGACCCGCACTTATCCCCGTCACCGACCGTGACGGGGCCCGATGGTGGCTCACCGACGACGGACGTAAAGAGCCGGTCGGTCCTGATGTGCAGTTCTAG
- the leuD gene encoding 3-isopropylmalate dehydratase small subunit codes for MRPFTQHSGIAAPLRRSNVDTDQILPARHLQRVQRDGFGEFLFARWREDPDFVLNQERFRTASILVAEPDFGTGSSREHAVWAIQQAGFRVVVSERFGDIFRANSANAGLLTAAPAESDVERLLTWLEGGGGVEVHVDLRACVIDWGAGAVPFDIPRDHRRQLLEGRDAIEQSLAHLDEIEAYEARRSPVRPFVSRVRSVVPDRTDDARTPRRSSSDGSPDGPVEG; via the coding sequence ATGCGCCCGTTCACCCAGCACTCCGGCATCGCCGCACCGCTGCGGCGGAGCAATGTGGACACCGACCAGATCCTCCCGGCCCGCCATCTCCAGCGCGTCCAGCGCGATGGGTTCGGTGAGTTCCTCTTCGCGCGTTGGAGAGAGGATCCGGATTTCGTGCTCAATCAGGAGCGGTTCCGCACGGCGTCCATCCTCGTCGCCGAGCCCGACTTCGGGACGGGCTCCTCGCGCGAGCACGCGGTGTGGGCGATCCAGCAGGCGGGATTCCGGGTCGTGGTGTCAGAACGCTTCGGCGACATCTTCCGCGCCAACTCGGCGAACGCGGGTCTTCTGACCGCCGCGCCGGCGGAGAGCGATGTCGAGCGGCTCCTGACGTGGCTGGAGGGCGGCGGCGGCGTCGAGGTGCATGTCGATCTACGCGCCTGCGTCATCGATTGGGGTGCGGGAGCGGTTCCGTTCGACATACCCCGCGATCACCGTCGACAGCTCCTGGAGGGACGCGATGCCATCGAGCAGTCGCTCGCGCATCTGGACGAGATCGAGGCATACGAGGCCAGGCGTAGCCCGGTGCGCCCGTTCGTCTCTCGCGTTCGGTCGGTCGTTCCCGACCGGACCGACGACGCACGCACACCTCGTCGGTCCTCGAGCGACGGTTCTCCGGACGGCCCGGTGGAGGGATGA
- a CDS encoding phage antirepressor KilAC domain-containing protein yields MTAIDRSAQLDDLKIVTLTDGEVWSARDLMTFAGYTNWRKWSGAIDRAIESVNASGLNAADHFAGGVKMVELGSGARREVEDVNLTRYACYILFQNADSRKPEIAALQQYFAVQTRKQELAPTTAPTGAELIALAVVEAQRMLAEKDRQIAELEPRAAHADTFRQADGLRTIGDVANDLKVHALSNYPGVKVLQKDVYDLAGQIGLIIRGDTIRHNQPTARAIEAGWVKPKESVIDTNHGDELKITARLTPKGQGRLWDAAVTNLAQNGVVYVRKETAA; encoded by the coding sequence ATGACCGCCATCGACAGGAGCGCGCAGCTCGACGACCTCAAGATCGTCACCCTCACCGATGGGGAGGTGTGGTCCGCCCGTGACCTCATGACCTTCGCCGGCTACACGAACTGGCGGAAGTGGTCCGGTGCTATCGACCGGGCGATCGAGTCGGTCAACGCGTCCGGTTTGAACGCCGCCGACCATTTTGCCGGAGGGGTCAAGATGGTCGAACTGGGCTCCGGAGCGCGCCGCGAGGTCGAGGACGTCAACCTCACCCGCTACGCGTGCTACATCCTGTTCCAGAACGCGGACTCGCGGAAGCCGGAGATCGCGGCGTTGCAGCAGTACTTCGCCGTGCAGACACGGAAGCAGGAACTCGCGCCCACTACGGCACCGACTGGTGCCGAGTTGATCGCTCTCGCCGTGGTCGAGGCGCAGCGGATGCTCGCGGAGAAGGATAGGCAGATCGCTGAGCTCGAGCCGCGTGCGGCGCACGCTGACACGTTCCGTCAGGCCGATGGGCTCCGCACTATCGGGGATGTCGCGAACGACCTCAAGGTGCATGCCCTGTCGAACTACCCGGGCGTGAAGGTGCTGCAGAAGGACGTGTACGACCTCGCCGGGCAGATCGGGCTCATCATCCGGGGCGACACGATCCGCCACAACCAGCCGACCGCGCGTGCGATCGAGGCCGGATGGGTGAAGCCGAAGGAGAGCGTCATCGACACGAACCACGGTGACGAGTTGAAGATCACTGCCCGGTTGACGCCGAAGGGTCAGGGGAGGCTCTGGGATGCCGCGGTCACGAACCTCGCGCAGAACGGTGTCGTCTACGTCCGTAAGGAGACCGCAGCATGA
- a CDS encoding DUF7666 domain-containing protein, translating into MTEETLEVFKGFDKDLKCRGFQYEVGKTYTHNGPVSLCSSGFHAVELPLDAMSYYPPIGSVYHRAALGGVTDEREKDSKRVGAQITVGAQINVFGLIEAHVEAIWDRAAKKPSEKKNATTGDSAHAATTGYSAHAATTGYSAHAATTGDYANAATTGRYAHAATTGDSAHAATTGYSAHAATTGYSAHAATTGDSAHAATTGYSAHAATTGYSAHAATTGYSAHAATTGDSAHAATTGRYAHAATTGYSAHAATTGYSAHAATTGYSAHAATTGDYANAATTGRYANAATTGYSATNEASTADEGSIAAVLGRGKAKGALGCWLVLTERDNKRNILGVQAVQVDGETVHPNVFYTLLDGKVTEA; encoded by the coding sequence ATGACCGAAGAAACCCTGGAAGTGTTCAAGGGATTCGACAAAGACCTCAAGTGCCGCGGGTTCCAGTACGAGGTCGGGAAGACGTACACCCACAATGGGCCGGTGTCGCTCTGCAGCTCGGGGTTCCATGCCGTCGAACTTCCCCTCGACGCGATGTCCTACTATCCGCCCATCGGATCTGTCTACCATCGGGCGGCCCTGGGGGGTGTCACCGACGAGCGCGAGAAGGACTCGAAGCGCGTTGGCGCGCAGATCACGGTTGGCGCGCAGATCAACGTCTTCGGGCTCATCGAGGCGCACGTCGAAGCGATCTGGGATCGTGCGGCGAAGAAGCCTTCGGAGAAGAAGAACGCGACCACCGGGGACTCCGCGCACGCCGCGACCACCGGGTACTCCGCGCACGCCGCGACCACCGGGTACTCCGCGCACGCCGCGACCACCGGGGACTACGCGAACGCCGCGACCACCGGGCGCTACGCGCACGCCGCGACCACCGGGGACTCCGCGCACGCCGCGACCACCGGGTACTCCGCGCACGCCGCGACCACCGGGTACTCCGCGCACGCCGCGACCACCGGGGACTCCGCGCACGCCGCGACCACCGGGTACTCCGCGCACGCCGCGACCACCGGGTACTCCGCGCACGCCGCGACCACCGGGTACTCCGCGCACGCCGCGACCACCGGGGACTCCGCGCACGCCGCGACCACCGGGCGCTACGCGCACGCCGCGACCACCGGGTACTCCGCGCACGCCGCGACCACCGGGTACTCCGCGCACGCCGCGACCACCGGGTACTCCGCGCACGCCGCGACCACCGGGGACTACGCGAACGCCGCGACCACCGGGCGCTACGCGAACGCCGCGACCACCGGGTACTCCGCGACGAATGAGGCGTCGACTGCCGATGAGGGGTCGATCGCCGCCGTTCTCGGCCGAGGGAAGGCGAAGGGCGCGCTCGGGTGCTGGCTTGTGCTCACCGAGCGCGACAACAAACGGAACATTCTCGGCGTGCAGGCCGTGCAGGTCGACGGCGAGACGGTCCACCCGAACGTGTTCTACACGTTGCTGGACGGGAAGGTCACGGAAGCGTGA
- a CDS encoding helix-turn-helix domain-containing protein: MNTDADRKNLVLTRDAINQASQQTRLLYGVLVKEIREESRLTQDEVASRSGVSSRTIRNIETGAVAGQADKLIKIFIAMGVDIDGDLYSADTQRHLRLLGSLIVRIEENHRASAVTHAAVLLADEIRRHPAPDPESPTSNVTHAHFRGVGDSVDDEPGIKQPPSKMRTAARKGTRKADEAPYAE; the protein is encoded by the coding sequence ATGAACACTGATGCCGACCGGAAGAACTTGGTTCTGACGCGGGACGCGATCAACCAGGCGTCGCAGCAAACGCGCTTGCTCTACGGGGTGCTCGTCAAGGAGATTCGCGAGGAATCCCGACTGACCCAGGATGAAGTGGCATCCCGGTCTGGCGTGAGTTCGCGCACGATCCGGAATATCGAGACGGGCGCAGTTGCAGGCCAGGCCGACAAGCTCATCAAGATCTTCATCGCGATGGGTGTGGACATCGACGGCGACCTGTACTCTGCCGACACTCAACGGCATCTGCGCCTTCTGGGATCGCTCATCGTCCGAATCGAGGAGAACCATCGTGCGTCAGCTGTGACGCACGCGGCAGTCCTGCTCGCCGACGAGATCCGACGCCATCCCGCTCCCGACCCCGAGAGTCCAACTAGCAACGTGACGCACGCTCACTTCCGTGGTGTCGGTGATTCGGTGGATGATGAGCCCGGGATCAAGCAGCCGCCGAGCAAGATGCGGACCGCTGCGCGGAAGGGTACGCGGAAGGCCGACGAGGCCCCATACGCCGAGTAG
- a CDS encoding PD-(D/E)XK nuclease-like domain-containing protein has translation MTGIVLGMPEDTYHAHSALSSTQAKLLLDSPAMYDWVVTQGHRTEKAAFDLGSAIHAEVLGSGYDVVELDFDDFRSAAARTARDEVRAAGKIPMLRKDMTEVHATAQAVLAHPRGRALLEREGDAEASVFATDPATGVQMRCRFDFLPADRRVAVDLKTARKGHAKVHKFASSIVEYGYDVSWAWYTRTAELAREAVTDLVFLVVETEPPYHLAVYRLNDEFKEIGEAKALRAREIFARCTETGEWPGLPTDIQVIRPPQYAIYQHIDDMETSS, from the coding sequence ATGACCGGGATCGTGCTGGGCATGCCAGAAGACACGTACCATGCGCATTCGGCGTTGTCTTCGACTCAGGCGAAACTGCTGCTGGATTCGCCGGCCATGTACGACTGGGTTGTAACTCAGGGGCATCGGACGGAGAAAGCGGCGTTCGATCTGGGTTCCGCGATTCATGCTGAAGTTCTCGGCAGTGGGTACGACGTTGTCGAGTTGGATTTTGATGACTTTCGTTCCGCGGCGGCGCGAACCGCACGGGACGAGGTACGTGCTGCGGGGAAGATTCCGATGCTGCGGAAAGACATGACGGAAGTGCATGCGACCGCGCAGGCTGTGCTCGCGCACCCGAGGGGACGTGCGTTGCTGGAACGGGAAGGTGACGCGGAAGCATCCGTGTTCGCTACCGACCCCGCTACGGGTGTGCAGATGCGGTGCCGGTTCGATTTCTTGCCTGCGGATCGTCGCGTGGCTGTTGACCTGAAGACCGCCCGTAAGGGGCATGCGAAGGTCCACAAGTTCGCATCATCGATCGTCGAGTACGGGTATGACGTGTCGTGGGCTTGGTACACGCGCACCGCGGAGCTCGCTCGTGAAGCGGTCACAGACTTGGTCTTCCTTGTCGTGGAGACCGAGCCCCCGTATCACCTGGCCGTGTATCGGCTCAATGACGAGTTCAAAGAGATCGGTGAGGCGAAAGCGCTCAGGGCGCGTGAGATCTTCGCGCGTTGCACCGAAACGGGGGAGTGGCCAGGACTTCCCACGGACATTCAAGTGATCCGTCCCCCTCAGTACGCGATCTATCAGCACATCGATGACATGGAGACATCATCATGA